A genome region from Phaenicophaeus curvirostris isolate KB17595 chromosome 10, BPBGC_Pcur_1.0, whole genome shotgun sequence includes the following:
- the PAK2 gene encoding serine/threonine-protein kinase PAK 2, with translation MENNGILEDKPPAPPVRMSSVIISSVGKEQLSANHSLKPLPSVPEERKPRNKIISIFSITEKGSRKKEKERPEISPPSDFEHTIHVGFDAVTGEFTGMPEQWARLLQTSNITKLEQKKNPQAVLDVLKFYDSKDTAKQKYLSFSAPEKDGFPSGTPTSNAKGSEPSTAVADDDEDDEEAPPPVIAPRPDHTKSIYTRSVIDPIPAPAGDTAVDSAAKSGDKQKKKTKMSDEEIMEKLRTIVSIGDPKKKYTRYEKIGQGASGTVFTAIDVATGQEVAIKQINLQKQPKKELIINEILVMKELKNPNIVNFLDSYLVGDELFVVMEYLAGGSLTDVVTETCMDEAQIAAVCRECLQALEFLHANQVIHRDIKSDNVLLGMDGSVKLTDFGFCAQITPEQSKRSTMVGTPYWMAPEVVTRKAYGPKVDIWSLGIMAIEMVEGEPPYLNENPLRALYLIATNGTPELQNPEKLSPIFRDFLNRCLEMDVEKRGSAKELLQHPFLKLAKPLSSLTPLILAAKEAMKSNR, from the exons ATGGAGAACAATGGAATACTGGAAGACAAGCCGCCAGCTCCTCCTGTCCGGATGAGCAGTGTTATCATCAGCTCAGTAGGCAAAGAACAGTTGTCTGCCAACCACAGCTTGAAACCCCTGCCCTCTGTACCGGAAGAGAGAAAACCTAGGAATAAAATCATCTCCATATTTTCCATCACTGAAAAAG GaagcaggaagaaggaaaaggaaaggccGGAGATCTCCCCGCCGTCGGATTTTGAGCACACCATCCACGTGGGCTTCGATGCCGTTACTGGAGAGTTCACT GGAATGCCTGAGCAATGGGCTCGGTTGCTGCAGACCTCAAATATAACCAAGCTAGAGCAGAAGAAGAACCCCCAGGCGGTACTAGATGTGCTGAAGTTCTATGACTCCAAAGACACGGCCAAGCAGAAGTATCTGAGCTTTTCTGCTCCAG AAAAAGACGGTTTCCCTTCAGGAACACCAACG AGCAATGCCAAAGGTTCAGAGCCATCAACCGCTGTGGCAGATGACGATGAGGATGATGAAGAGGCCCCTCCTCCTGttattgccccacgtccagatCACACCAAATCG ATTTACACCCGGTCTGTGATCgaccccatccctgccccgGCCGGCGACACGGCTGTGGACAGCGCGGCCAAGTCGGGCgataagcagaaaaagaagaccAAGATGTCAGATGAAGAGATCATGGAAAAACTAC gcaCTATTGTGAGCATAGGAGATCCCAAGAAAAAATACACCAGATACGAAAAAATCGGGCAAGG gGCTTCAGGTACAGTTTTCACTGCTATCGACGTGGCAACAGGGCAGGAG GTTGCTATTAAACAGATAAACCTTCAAAAACAGCCCAAGAAGGAGTTGATTATTAATGAGATCTTGGTAATGAAAGAGCTAAAGAACCCCAACATCGTTAACTTCCTGGACAG TTACCTCGTGGGAGATGAATTGTTTGTGGTGATGGAGTATCTGGCTGGAGGCTCATTAACAGACGTGGTCACAGAAACCTGTATGGATGAAGCACAGATTGCTGCTGTCTGCAGAGAG TGCTTGCAAGCACTTGAGTTTCTGCACGCCAACCAGGTCATCCACAGAGACATTAAGAGCGACAACGTGCTGTTGGGGATGGATGGATCAGTTAAATTAA CCGACTTTGGTTTCTGTGCTCAGATCaccccagagcagagcaagcGCAGCACCATGGTAGGAACTCCGTACTGGATGGCTCCTGAAGTGGTGACACGGAAAGCGTACGGCCCTAAAGTGGATATCTGGTCTCTGGGCATCATGGCTATCGAGATGGTGGAAGGAGAGCCCCCGTACCTCAACGAAAACCCCCTGAGG GCTTTATATTTGATAGCAACTAATGGCACCCCAGAGCTGCAGAACCCCGAGAAACTGTCCCCGATATTCCGGGATTTCTTGAACCGATGTTTGGAGATGGATGTGGAGAAAAGAGGGTCAGCCAAAGAATTGCTACAG CATCCCTTCTTGAAACTGGCCAAACCCCTGTCTAGCTTGACGCCGCTGATCCTGGCAGCCAAAGAAGCCATGAAGAGTAACCGCTAA